Sequence from the Candidatus Izemoplasma sp. genome:
ATTACGTTATCAAATGCCCTTTTAATTGCTGGAGGAATTGCCATCGTCATTATGTATTTATTGTTAGTTTTACAGTTTCGTCATTTCATTTATCCATTAGTCATCTTTACCACTATACCACTTGCGTTTATTGGAAGTTTAAGTGGACTATTAATTTTTGATTATGATATCACTGTATCCGCATTAATTGGTATGGTGAGTTTAATTGGCGTAACGGTTAATATTGGTATCTTACTGATCGAAGAAATTATTAAGCAAACACAATTATTGCCCCTAGAAGCTGCTTGTATTATTGGAACGAAGCATCGTATCAGACCCATTTTATTAACCAGTATGACCACCATTTTAGGTCTTATCCCATTATATATAACAGGAGGAGATTTCTTTAGACCACTGGCAATCACATTCATATTTGGCATGATTTTTGCGACACTTTTAAGCCTATTTGTCATTCCAATGATGGTTTATCTAAGCCGTAAAGCAAAAATGTGACAATATATCACTTTTTTACAGTATTGATGTTTACAAACCTTGTCAAAATGGTATACTAGATTAGTGAGAAGGTGACAATAATGAGTGTCGATGATAAAAAACGTTACTTAATTTTAAAAGATCCCAATATTTACAAAGGACTCATTTTACTAGCATTTCCACTAATGCTAAACAATTTAATTAGAACTTTACATGATTTAATTGACATGTATTTCGTATCCAAAATTGATGGGTACGCATCTGAAGCTATTACCTCTATTGGCGTAACATTTCCAATTACATTTACCTATATATCATTAGGGATGGGGCTCAGTGTTGCAGGGACTGCATTAATTAGTCAGTTATATGGCTCTAGCCAATTTGAAAGAAGTCGTGAATACGCAACGCATCTGGTTATGATTGCGTTAATAATTGGACTCGTAATGAATGTCCTTGGTTTCTTTCTAGCAAGTCCAATTATGCATTTAATGGGTGCGGAAGGATTCACATTAGAAAACAGTATAGGGTATTTACGCATACGTGCATTTGAACTCCCATTTCTATTTCTATTTTTTGCCTTTACTGCCATTAGACAAAGTAGTGGTGATACGATAACACCCGTTATCTTGGGGGTTGTCGCAATGGTTTTAAACACCATACTATCTCCGATTATGATTGTTGACCAGCTTGACATTTTTCAAAATGTCACGGTGTTCAATAGATCACTTGCTTTTACAATAAACGGATTTGATTTAGGTGTTCGCGGAGCCTCGTTAGCCACTGTCATTGCCAATGTTGTGATTATGCCATTTGCGTTTGTGTTGTTGCTAAAATCTAAGACAGGTATTCATATTTACAGTCGCTATTTAAAACCGAATATTGATATTGTGAAAGAGATTATTTCAACCGCAATCCCCGCATCCTTTGGCCAAGCTATTACAGCGATTGGATTTGGTGTTTTAAATGGTTTCATTTTATCATATGGTGAAGAAACCGCCGCAGCTTTTAACATTGGGAACCGTATAGCTAGTATGTTCTTACATCCTGTTATGGCTATAGGTGGCGTACTTAGTGCTTATATTGGACAAAATATTGGTAATTTAAATCCTAAAAGAGCAAAAGAAACCTTTTATAAAGGTTTACGCTTAAGTCTTGTATTAATGACATCAATGGCTGTAATTGGATTCTTTGTAAGAGAACCCATGGCAAAAATTTTCCTTGCCGATAACCCGTTTGCACTAGACTTGGCTGTCACTTATATGTATTACTTGTTTATAGGGTTACCATTAATGGCGATTTTCCAAACCTATATTGGTGTTTATAACGGAAATGGTAAAACACATTTGACATTCTGGCTCGGAATCATTCGCTTATGGGGTATCCGGATTCCTTTAATCTTAGCCTTCAAAAATCTTACCGATCTCGGAAGTAGTGGTATCTGGTATGCAATGTTAAGTAGTAATATCATTATCGCAGTCATTGGATTCTTCTTATATAAACTCTATATTACATTCGAACCGAAAGTCCAAATCAAACCTACAATCGCGTAAATTAACTATAAAATAAAGACTAATTTCAACTATGAAATTAGTCTTTTTCGTTATTCATTTATTCGTCATCATCCGGTAACACTTTTTTCAGTCCACGTTCAATGCGGTTACCATACTCAAGTGATTCATCGTATTTGAAATGAATCTGAGGGCTTTTGCGCATATGAACCCGTTGCGCTAACAAGGTTCTAACATATTTTTTAGAATGTTCTAATGCACGGCGTGCTTCTTTCTTTTTCTCATCATCACCTAAAATGGTATAGTAGACAGTTAAATGACTATAATCATTTGTTAATTTTACGGCTGTAATGGTAATAAATCCAATCCGATCATCTTTAACATCGGTTTGATAAATTTTTGAAAGTTGACGTTGAATGTCGGTTTGTAGATGTTCTACTTTACTCATTATGTACGTTTCACTTCACGTTCGACTGATGCTTCGATGACATCGCCAACTTTAATATCGTTGAATCGTTCAATCATAATACCACATTCAAATCCACTTCTGACTTCTTTCACGTCATCTTTAAACCGTTTTAATGATGCCATTTTACCTTCAAATACAACGATTCCATCTCGAATGACACGCACTAAACTATTCCGTTCAATAGTTCCGCTTGTCACATAACATCCTGCGATTGTACCGACTTTAGAGATTTTGAATGTATCTCTAACTTCTGCTTCTCCGGTTACCACTTCTTCATATACTGGATCTAACATACCTGTTAAAGCTTGTTCTATCTCATCTAAGGCTTTATAGATGATGTTATAAAGTCGGATGTCAATACCTTTTTCTTTCGCATTTTCACGTACTTTTGCTGGTGGACGGACATTGAAACCAACAATAATTGCCCCACTTGCAACAGCAAGCGTTACATCGGTATCGGTAATGGTTCCAACACTTGAACGAATCACATCAATTTTAGTTCCTTCAACATTGATTTGTTCAATGGATGCTTTTAAAGCTTCAATACTCCCGTGTGTGTCTCCTTTGATGATAATGCGAAGTTCTTTTGTTTTCCCATCATCATAGTCTTTAAACATTTCTTCTAATGTCATTGCACGACCAACACCACGTTCTTCTTGCCATGCTCTATGTGCGCGTTCTTCTGCCACAGTACGCACTTGTTTTTCATCTTCTAAGACCATAAACGAGTCACCAGCTTGGGGGACATCATCGAGGCCAATAACCTCAACAGCTTTTGATGGTGCTGCTGCTTCTAATGGTTGATTCATTTCATCAACCATTGCGCGAACACGTCCATACGTATTTCCAACAACAAAATTATCTCCGACTTTTAAAGTTCCGTTTTTTACCAATAATGTTGCGACTGGTCCACGTCCTTTAGTCAGTTGTGATTCAATCACTGTCCCTGAGGCAAAGCGGTTAGGGTTTGCTTTAAATTGTTCCATTTCGGCGGTAAGTTGAATCATCTCTAATAGATTATCAACACCTTCACCGGTTAGGGCAGAGAGTTCACAAAAAATGGTTTCTCCTCCCCATTCTTCTGGGATTAAATTATATTCAGATAATTCTTGTTTTACACGATCAGGATTTGCCCCAACCATATCAATTTTGTTAATAGCGACAATGATTGGTACTTCAGCAGCCTTCGCATGATCGATTGCTTCTTTAGTTTGTGGCATGACCCCATCATCTGCGGCAACCACTAAAATGGTAATATCCGTTACTTGTGCACCACGGGCACGCATCTCTGTAAATGCCGCATGTCCTGGTGTATCAATAAACGTAATTAAACGATTATTCTTTTTTACTTGGTATGCCCCAATATGTTGGGTAATTCCGCCTGCTTCACCTTCCGTTACACGTGTATTTCTAATCGTATCTAATAATGTTGTTTTACCATGATCTACGTGCCCCATAATTGTAACAACCGCTGGGCGTTCTTCGAGATCTTTTTCATCATCAACGATTTTCATTTCATCAAAACGAGAAACGTCTGTAATTTGTGCATCTTTTAACTCTTTACCGAATTCGAGTGCCACAAGTTCAATCGTTTCACGATCAACTGTTTGGTTTTGATTTGCCATTATACCTAAGTTCATTAATGTTTTAATAACATCACCAACAGCTACATCTAATCCTTCAGCAACTTCAGCAACCGTCATACCATCTTCATAATATAATATATTTGAATCTGTTTCTTTATCTGTAGGAAGATTCGATAATCTTGTATCCTCTTTCTTTTGCTTTTTGATGGATTTACTCATCAAATTCACCTCTTTCTTAAAATCATAATTCCTTTTTTATAGCATCGTTAAACCCCTTATCAAGCACCATCATCATTGCATGATTTTGTGTACCAACTGCCTGTGATAACTCTTTTTTAGAATATTTAGTACACAGAACCAACTTGTAATGATGCGCTTTTTTGTTGACCTTATCCTTGATATTACTACCCGCATCTTGTCCTAAAAAGATTACGGGTTGTTGTAACTCTTTTAACGCATCTAATACATTTTTTTCACCAATCACAAGTTTCCCTGCGCGTTTGGCTAATCCTAATAACGATAAGACTTTATCCATCTCAATCTACCATGTTTAGCAATGTCTCGTAGATCTCATCTGGTACCTCTGTGTTGAGATGTTTATTTAAACGCTTATTCTTTTGTGCTTTTTTAATCACTGAAACATCACGTTTGACATATGCGCCACGTCCATTGGCTTTTTGTGTTTCATCAACAAAAATGTTGCCATCTTTTGTTTTTACAACACGCAATAAATGCTGTTTTGGAAGACGTTCTTGTGTGATAACACACGTTCTAAGTGGAACTTTTCTATTCTTCTTCATCATCTATATCAATGCGACGGTAACGAATACCATCTTCTTTCGCCTGAGATATTGACTTAATTTCAATCTTCCATCCACTCGATTGCGCAGCAAGTTTGGCATTTTGTCCACCACTCCCAATAGCAGACGTTAAATCTTTGTCTTTAACAATGACGTGAGCAAATTTCTTTTTCTTATTTGGGTTAACGGCAACAATTTTAGCCGGCTCCAAAGCATTTAATATCAATTCAATTGGATCAGGTGACCATTCATAAACATCAATTTTTTCACCTTGTAACGCATCTAAAACTTCTTTAATACGTGCTCCTTTGTATCCAACAACTGACCCTACAGGATCAACGTTTTCATCATGAGAATAGACTGCAATTTTAGCACGGTCTCCAGGATCACGAGCTAAGCCCATAATTTCAACAGTACCATCTTGCACTTCTGGACAGACTTGTTCAACCAATCGTTTCACTAAGTTTTTATCGGTCCGTGAAACAAATACTTTTGGTCCTTTGGTTGTCATGTCAACTTTTGTGATATACACTCTTAAACGTGCTCCTTCGGAAACATCATCTGTTTTAAGCAGTTCTTTTCTTGGTAAGCTTGTCTCCATGTTTTGCCCTAAATCTAAGGTGACAAAATCACGATTATAACTAACAACTTTTGTATTAATCATTTCGTTTTCTTTAGCTTTAAAGATTTCGTATTGACGTTCTCGTTCTAGTTGCTTTAATCCTTGTGTTAAAATTTGCTTTACACTCGAAACCGCAATACGACCAAATTCATTGGGTTTTTCTTTAACTTTTAACGTGTCACCAATTTTAATTGTTTTACGTTTTTTGCGGGCGTCTTTCAAACTAATTTCGCCAGGATTTTCTACTTCATCAACAACAGTATATTCTGCGACGAGTAAAATTTCATTTTTGTCTTCATTAAATTCAATACGTGCATTATCACTGGTTTGATGTTCTTTCTTATACGCGTTTAATAACCCTCTTGCAAAGATGTCTAATATTTTTTCTTTTTCAATCCCACGTTCTTGGGCAAGTATCTCAAGTGCTTTGAAAAAATCTTTACGAATCATGGTTATCAACCTCCTTCTTATATACTAAGACGTAATTCTTGTGCATCAATCGCACTAACGTCCACTGTGTTTTTATTGTCTATTTGAATGGTTAGTAACCCATCCTTATATTTAAGTAATGTCCCTGTGAAAACTTGTTCATAGGTTTTTACAAATATTTTTTTTCCTAACGATAATTTGATTTCTTCATCATTACGTAACTCATGTTCAATCCCAGCACTCATTACTTCTAAATAATAAGGATCTTTAAATGGATCTAATTCATCGAGTTTTGTACTGACTTCTTGGCTAATCGTTTGGCAATCATCAATGGTGATACCTGTTTCTTTGTCAAGTAAGACCCGAACGAAGAATCGCTCTTTTTCACGTTCATATAACACATCATAACAATACATGTTATTGTCTGCGACTATGGTTTTAATGGCTTTTGTTATGTCTTTCATAATGGCCTCCTTTTTCAAACAAAAGAGTGGGTGTGGACCCACTCTCTAACTCATATGCGTAAGTATTTTACCATACTAAGGGGATGAAATCAAGTAAAATCGCTGATAAAGTGCATCACAATACTGCCTGCGACCCCGACATTTAAACTATCAATTTTTTGAATTGGAATTGTGACATTAATGTTCGTTTTTTCAAGAATCTCTTTTGAAATACCCGACCCTTCATTACCAACGATAATACCAACCTTTTCTGAGTGGGTTATATCCGTTAATTGTTGGTTAGATAACGCGGTTCCTATGTAGTAATAGTCCGAATGGCTATTGATGAATTCCAAGATATTTTGTGTGATGATATTCATTTGAAAGAACGCCCCTTGTGTACTTCTCAATACTTTATCATTATAGATATCTACAGATTCTTCTAAGACAATCGTTTCAAACCCAAAAGCTAGTGCACTTCGAATTAACGTTCCTAAGTTACCAGGATCTTGAACATGGTCACATAACAAAACTTTATCAGATAGATTAGTGTTCTCTAACATCTTACAGACCGTAACCACTCCTTGCGGACGTTTGGTATTCGCAAGTTTTTCAAGCACATGTTTACTAACATAGGTCACATTTTGTCCTTTAATCGTTTCATCAGTAGTATAAATGTGCTTTACTATCCCATGCGCTTTCGCTTCTTCGTATAAATGATAGCCTTCACAAATGAACTGTTTTGCTTGATCTCGATACTTTTTTTGATGAAGTTTGGTCACTTCTTTAATTGTTTTATTGTTTACACTTGTTATTTTCATCAAATCACCATATCTATTATATCATGAAACAACAAAAAAGAAACAGATTACTCTGTTTCTCCGTCCCACTCTACAATTCCGTTTTCAAGGTTGTAGACGGTTTCAAATCCTTGGTCAACAAATATCTCTGCGGCATCGGCACTTCGATTACCACTATTACACATAATAACAACTGGAACATCTTTATCTAATCGATCGAGTAAACTGTAGTCTTCAACCAGCATATAATAATCAATATTATAGGTAAACCCTGGAATCCGTTCTGTATAAAACTCTTCACTCGTTCTAACATCAACAAACTGATACTTCTCATTTGCTAACATGGTTTTAAGTTCTTCATTGGAAATATCTGTGTATTCTTGACTGTTGCATGCTGCTAATGTCAATACCATAATCACCACTGATACCATACTAAATAATCGTGTCATTTTCTCACCTCATATTTAGTATATCTATTTTTTGTTTGTAAGCAAACTATAATGCATTTTGAACTGTAAAGCCTCCGACAGTTAAATCCAAATTCAAATTTTCAGTCACATCGATGGTTTTTATTTTCGGTATGATACGTTCAATAATCGATTGATAATCAAACCCTTCTTCTTGCCCTAAACAGTTGTTTTCTCTCGGCTTCGTTATTGGACTTTTAGGAACATACACGGTACAACAATCTTCAAAAGGACGAATACTAATATCATAACAATCAATATCTTTACTCATTGCGATAATATCAAGTTTATCTGTTGTGGCTAAAGGTCTTAAGATTGGCATCTTAATGACATTGTTGACAACAGTCATACTTTCTAATGTTTGTGAAGCTACTTGGCCCACACTATCACCATTAATAATTACTTGATGGTCGTGGTTATTGGCAAATTGTTCTGCAATCCGATACATCATTCTGCGCATAATGGTGATTTGGTACGAATCATGTACATGATTTAATAAAGCCTGATGCATCTCTTC
This genomic interval carries:
- the rbfA gene encoding 30S ribosome-binding factor RbfA, which produces MSKVEHLQTDIQRQLSKIYQTDVKDDRIGFITITAVKLTNDYSHLTVYYTILGDDEKKKEARRALEHSKKYVRTLLAQRVHMRKSPQIHFKYDESLEYGNRIERGLKKVLPDDDE
- a CDS encoding YlxR family protein encodes the protein MKKNRKVPLRTCVITQERLPKQHLLRVVKTKDGNIFVDETQKANGRGAYVKRDVSVIKKAQKNKRLNKHLNTEVPDEIYETLLNMVD
- a CDS encoding RNA methyltransferase, which encodes MKITSVNNKTIKEVTKLHQKKYRDQAKQFICEGYHLYEEAKAHGIVKHIYTTDETIKGQNVTYVSKHVLEKLANTKRPQGVVTVCKMLENTNLSDKVLLCDHVQDPGNLGTLIRSALAFGFETIVLEESVDIYNDKVLRSTQGAFFQMNIITQNILEFINSHSDYYYIGTALSNQQLTDITHSEKVGIIVGNEGSGISKEILEKTNINVTIPIQKIDSLNVGVAGSIVMHFISDFT
- a CDS encoding ribosomal L7Ae/L30e/S12e/Gadd45 family protein, which translates into the protein MDKVLSLLGLAKRAGKLVIGEKNVLDALKELQQPVIFLGQDAGSNIKDKVNKKAHHYKLVLCTKYSKKELSQAVGTQNHAMMMVLDKGFNDAIKKEL
- the infB gene encoding translation initiation factor IF-2; the encoded protein is MSKSIKKQKKEDTRLSNLPTDKETDSNILYYEDGMTVAEVAEGLDVAVGDVIKTLMNLGIMANQNQTVDRETIELVALEFGKELKDAQITDVSRFDEMKIVDDEKDLEERPAVVTIMGHVDHGKTTLLDTIRNTRVTEGEAGGITQHIGAYQVKKNNRLITFIDTPGHAAFTEMRARGAQVTDITILVVAADDGVMPQTKEAIDHAKAAEVPIIVAINKIDMVGANPDRVKQELSEYNLIPEEWGGETIFCELSALTGEGVDNLLEMIQLTAEMEQFKANPNRFASGTVIESQLTKGRGPVATLLVKNGTLKVGDNFVVGNTYGRVRAMVDEMNQPLEAAAPSKAVEVIGLDDVPQAGDSFMVLEDEKQVRTVAEERAHRAWQEERGVGRAMTLEEMFKDYDDGKTKELRIIIKGDTHGSIEALKASIEQINVEGTKIDVIRSSVGTITDTDVTLAVASGAIIVGFNVRPPAKVRENAKEKGIDIRLYNIIYKALDEIEQALTGMLDPVYEEVVTGEAEVRDTFKISKVGTIAGCYVTSGTIERNSLVRVIRDGIVVFEGKMASLKRFKDDVKEVRSGFECGIMIERFNDIKVGDVIEASVEREVKRT
- a CDS encoding MATE family efflux transporter, with translation MSVDDKKRYLILKDPNIYKGLILLAFPLMLNNLIRTLHDLIDMYFVSKIDGYASEAITSIGVTFPITFTYISLGMGLSVAGTALISQLYGSSQFERSREYATHLVMIALIIGLVMNVLGFFLASPIMHLMGAEGFTLENSIGYLRIRAFELPFLFLFFAFTAIRQSSGDTITPVILGVVAMVLNTILSPIMIVDQLDIFQNVTVFNRSLAFTINGFDLGVRGASLATVIANVVIMPFAFVLLLKSKTGIHIYSRYLKPNIDIVKEIISTAIPASFGQAITAIGFGVLNGFILSYGEETAAAFNIGNRIASMFLHPVMAIGGVLSAYIGQNIGNLNPKRAKETFYKGLRLSLVLMTSMAVIGFFVREPMAKIFLADNPFALDLAVTYMYYLFIGLPLMAIFQTYIGVYNGNGKTHLTFWLGIIRLWGIRIPLILAFKNLTDLGSSGIWYAMLSSNIIIAVIGFFLYKLYITFEPKVQIKPTIA
- the nusA gene encoding transcription termination factor NusA, which gives rise to MIRKDFFKALEILAQERGIEKEKILDIFARGLLNAYKKEHQTSDNARIEFNEDKNEILLVAEYTVVDEVENPGEISLKDARKKRKTIKIGDTLKVKEKPNEFGRIAVSSVKQILTQGLKQLERERQYEIFKAKENEMINTKVVSYNRDFVTLDLGQNMETSLPRKELLKTDDVSEGARLRVYITKVDMTTKGPKVFVSRTDKNLVKRLVEQVCPEVQDGTVEIMGLARDPGDRAKIAVYSHDENVDPVGSVVGYKGARIKEVLDALQGEKIDVYEWSPDPIELILNALEPAKIVAVNPNKKKKFAHVIVKDKDLTSAIGSGGQNAKLAAQSSGWKIEIKSISQAKEDGIRYRRIDIDDEEE
- a CDS encoding rhodanese-like domain-containing protein — its product is MTRLFSMVSVVIMVLTLAACNSQEYTDISNEELKTMLANEKYQFVDVRTSEEFYTERIPGFTYNIDYYMLVEDYSLLDRLDKDVPVVIMCNSGNRSADAAEIFVDQGFETVYNLENGIVEWDGETE